In Brassica napus cultivar Da-Ae chromosome A3, Da-Ae, whole genome shotgun sequence, the sequence TTTTTTCTCCAATAACAATGACTaccatttttaattattaaaataatgatttgAGAGATCCATTTAAGTTTTATCTAATGTGGATAGTTCTTACAATGGTCGTAGCCGAACAAACAAATAGTGTAAAACATGTTTAAAACAAGGTTTAGCACAGGAAATTAATAGTACAATGAAAAAACAAGCTTCTTCCTAAAGGATAGGGATGCGAGTTTCAGCAACTGCAAGGGAGTAAACAACCGGCTTTTGTCCTTGCTTAGTCCAAGGAGACTATAAACTTAATTAGGCCAAGAACTTCttgaatttcaaaattaaaaaataaaggaaaatttgGAAAATACCTTAGAAAaagaatttattttgaaaactacactattttttaatttctttgaaaactaataaatagtatatttttgaaattatcattaattaataaatattgtatttttcaaattatcccAAACAATAAtctctttttttattctattttcgCAATCATTGTTAAGGGACACTGGAGAAGTGGGATGTCTCATATGAGGTGCGAAGCTTCTCACGTTGGTTGTCTCATTCGCAAATATAATCCTTCTTTTGGTTGCCTCGTTGAGACTCATGTACAGCAGATTAATGCGGTCTCTACGATAAATAACATCTTGCCTGGTTGGGTTTCTGAGGAGAACTATGAGTTTTCTGATCTTGGGAAGCTCTGGGTCGTCTGGAAGCCTTCAGTGCAGATGAAAATAATATCTAAGTCCCTCCAAATGATCACCTGTCTTGTCAAACTGCCATTTCAGTCGTGTGAGTTCGGAGTGTCTTTTGTCTACGGTTCAAATTGCAGAAAAGAACGAAGACTATTATGGGGCAAGCTTGAAACCACTTCTTGCTTACCTCAGCTTTGCGGTCTTCCTTGGATTGTTACGGGTGATTTCAACGAGATCATCTCACCCTCAGAACACTCCCGCGCTGATCAATCAACCTCATCAAGGGGTATGCGAGACTTCAGGGAATGCCTTCAAAGGTGCTCTCTTTCTGATCTCCAGTTCAGTGGTACTACTTTTACCTGGTCCAACTCATCAGTCTCCAAGAAGCTTGATCGTGTCCTTTGTAATGAAAAGTGGTTGGAACGGTCTCCTGAATCTATTGTAGTCTTTGGGGAACCAGGAATGTCTGATCACAGTCCTTGTTGTGTTTTCCTTGATCAATTGAAATCCCTACAGAAGCGGTCCTTCAGATTCTTTGCCCACTTGAACCTGCACCCTGATTTTGCAGAGCTTATCAAAACAACTTGGAACTCTTTGTCGTTTCATGGTTCAAAGCAGCTTTGTGTGTCTAAGAAGCTAAAGCACCTGAAGCCTCTTATTCGTTCATTCCATAAAGAAAACTACTCGGATTTGGAGAAACGAGTCCAAGAAGCTTTTGATCACCTCACCCGATGCCAGCACCTGTCTCTAACTCACCCAAGCTCTACGACCTATGAAGCGGAGCGGGAAGCACATTCAAAATGGTTTGAGTTAGCTCGAGCTGAAGACAAATTCCTCAGACAACGCTCTCGGATCCAATGGACAGTGGATGGAGACGCAAACACAACCTTCTATCACCGAGTTATAAGGGTCAGACAGAATCAAAACCACATCCACTTCCtcattgatgatgatgacacGGTGATTGATACTCTTGATGGAGTTAAGCAGCATGATGTAGCATATTTCAAACGGCTGCTTGGTGGTTCTAACGTGCCAACAACCTCCACGCCAGAGGACATTGCTTCTCTCATGCAAATTAAATGCTCTCAGGATGCTATCACTGCTCTATCGACTCCCTTCACTGACATGGACATCCAAGATGCTTTCATGTCTCTTCCAAGGAATAAATCCCCTGGCCCGGATGGTTACCCTGCTGAGTTCTTCATCGGACATTGGAAAGCTGTTGGCCGAGACATGATAGGTGCAGTCAGAGAATTTTTGAACACAGGGGAGCTTTTACAGCAATGGAATGCGACTCTTATCACTTTGGTCCCTAAGAAGGTCAATGCAAATAAGATTACTGAGTTCAGACCTATCTCTTGCTGCAATACAGTCTACAAAGTGGCCTCAAAGCTCCTTGCCAACAGACTGAAGGTACACTTGTCGGCCCTAATCTCGAGCTCCCAGTCGGCTTTTGTTCCAGGTCGTCTGCTAGTTGAGAATGTTCTTCTAGTCACAGAACTTGTCTCGGGTTACAACTGGAAAAAAATCTCAAAGCGTTGCATGCTAAAGGTTGATCTCCAAAAAGCATTTGATACCCTTGATTGGGACTTCATTCTCCATACCCTGGAAGCACTTGATTTCCCTCCAGTTTTCAGAAACCTTATCAAGAAATGCCTGACAACTACTCAATTCTCAGTGGCTATAAACGGCGAGTCTTGTGGCTACTTCAAAGGAACAAGGGGTCTCCGCCAAGGTGATCCACTCTCTCCTTACCTATTTGTCCTTGCTTTGGAAGTATTCTCTCAGCAACTAAAACAGAAGTACTTAGATGGATCTATTGGGTACCATCCAAACACGGCTGTTCTCCAGGTCATACATCTCTCCTTTGCTGATGATCTAATGATTTTCACTGATGGAACATCCCGCTCTGTACAATGTATCGCTGACACCATGGAGGAATTTGCTTTATGGTCGGGTCTGAGAATGAATAGGGCAAAGACTGAACTTTTCACCGCTGGTCTGAACGATGCAGAGACTCTTGACATCTCTAGGCTTGGATTCAACATGGGTTCAATGCCAATCCGGTATCTTGGGCTGCCATTGATGTATAGGAAGCTGAGGATAACAGATTACAGATCTCTGGTGGAAAAGATCTCTTCAAACTTCAACTGCTGGTCTGCTAAGGCGCTTTCTTTTGCTGGCAGGAGACAGCTCCTATCCTCTGTCATCTATGGATCAATAAACTTTTGGACGTCTGCTTTCATTCTACCTAAAGGATGCATAAAGAAAATTGAAAGTATGTGCTCTAAATTCTTATGGGGTGGAACTGAAACGAAGAAATGCATTGCTAAAGTTTCGTGGCAAACAGTTTGTCTCCCTAAGCGTGAAGGTGGCCTGGGCTTAAGAGACATCAGTCTTTGGAATAAAACTCTGTGCTTAAAGCTGATCTGGAAACTATTCTCTAAAAATGACTCCCTTTGGGCTAGCTGGGTGAAAGAATACCGGATGAAGGGAGAGAACCTCTGGTCCCTTGATGCAGATAAAACCACATCCTCGACTTGGAAAGCGTTACTATCGTTGAGGGGCCTAGCAGCTCAATTCATCAGAGCTAAAATTGGGAATGGTCAGCGGATAAGCTTTTGGTTTGATCACTGGACTCCTTTAGGTCCTCTCATCCATAGATTTGGTGACTTGGGGCCAAGGGAACTATCTACCTCTATCTCCGCTACCGTCTCTGAAACTTGTACTCAATCTGGCTGGCTTCTTCGTGGTGCTCGATCCCCAGCAGCAGAGGAGCTACAGACTCATTTCACAACTATCCCGCTTCCTGCTCTCTCCCCAACAGAGGACTCCTATGCCTGGGAAATTGAAGGAACCGAGCTAAACTCTTTCTCTACTCGTAAGACTTGGAGCGTGGTTCGAAATAGGGAAGAGGAGAAAGATTGGACTCGAAATATCTGGTTCAAGGGTCATGTTCCCCGTCAGGCTTTCACGGCGTGGGTAGCTCACCAAGATCGCCTCCCTACCAGGGCAAGATTGATAAGGTGGGGCTTGAATATATCACCTTCTTGCTGTCTCTGTAACAGGGTGGATGAAACCAGAACACATTTATTCCTGCAATGTGAAATCAGTGAGGAAATTTGGGGCTTGGTTCTGAGAAGACTTGGGTATTCTCATCGCGCATTCCACACTTGGATAGCTTTTGCAGAATGGACAGCACTGAACGACTCTGTCACCAGTAGAACCCTTAAGAGGCTGGTCTCACAAGCTACAATCTCAAGCATCTGGACTGAGAGGAATAAGCGCCTTCATGACTCAGAATCCCGAACTCCAGCAGCTATTTTCAAGGTGATTGATCGCTTCATCAGAGATACCCTCCTAGGAAAAAGGAAGCTCAAACGCTTTCAGCCTCTGATGCAGCTTTGGTTACGATATGAGTAGAACACTTGATCTCTTTATTGTCAACTTAGCCTTGTTTATTTTTTGCCTTGACTAACTTGACCTAGTTTAAACCCCTTTTGTATAGTTACAAACTCTTCTCATATTAATATGAAATTCacattttggcaaaaaaaaaaaaagaaaaaaaaagcttctCACGTTAATGGAAGCGAATAAAAGGTTGACTTTGGGTCATTTGCTCGCTTCTTAGTTGGTAAATTGTGTTAGAATATCCTGCGTTGAAAAATAGGGACGATTTCAATTCATGTAAAAAACGTTTTTCATATAATTGCCAGTTCATTTTTGGACTCATGATTACTCCCAAgttaaattaagtgaaatattTTCAACCTCGATCATTTTTGGACTCATGATTTACTCACAATTTGATCTTAGTTTGTTGATCTGCAGCATCTGCTATAGTTTTGTTTTGCAATATTACATAGTATCATCTGAGATAAACGATAAGCATGTACTCAAACGTATGCTTAAAAGTCAACGACATTACACATTTGCATGACGTAGACTAAATATTAATAAAGGCTTTCAGGGTACAATCAATCATGCAATGCATATGacctataaattatatattgcCTAGTTGAGTTATTGCTTCCATGTGGAAACTTTTGTTCGTGATCAAAGGCTTCAGACCTTATAACTCCTTTTCTATAGTTTTCATATTGtgaattttaatatgattgCATGATAGCAGGGCCGTGCTAGTCCTTCTAGGAGCCTGAGGCAATTTTTcaaaacatgattttatatattttttaaataataatagtaatataatttcagtgataaaatatcaaagataaaAAACTAATAGTGAAATAACATTTAGAACAACAAGGATATAACATTTAAAACTTCTAATTTATTTGctcatttttcttataaattatattaatatttatttatgaaagcatttttaattttcttggattcaaatattttgtatatatataataagaaaacaaaatcaaaatctagcATGTTAGTCATCAAAACTCACACCACtaaatatgaaaaacaaataattataaaatggaagtaaaataatattttgtggaactaaatttgaaaaatgaaaataatttggatctttataatttgaataagtaaaataagtaaataaatattttctttttataatatcTACAAAAATCTAAACAATAAGTTTGGTTTTGAGctaagtagaaaaaaaaaacacaaatataaatatctttCAACCATTAGGCAAAGAATTGTTTATGAAGATTTGGGAtcccaaattttataaattatgtgGTTGCCTAAGGCTCGTGCCTCTTTATATTGGAGAAGTCGTTGCATGTGGGAAGGTTGGATCTTAATTTAGTCTGTATATTAGAGAAGTCGATGGTAAtacatctaataaatatttagttttaattttaattcctAAACATTTATAGAAATCAAACAATGTATTCGAATTTAAGATCAGGTTGAAATTCATCCTCCGTACCGGTTAACTTTACATATatttgtttaccaaaaaaaactttacattttttttttgcttcaatTTATTTAGGAGAAACATAAATACATGAGGTCGTAGGTCAAATTGAACAGATATTAATGTCGTGTTTCAGTAAATTCACGAAGGTTGAGcagaataattatttatttatcttctaAATAATTGAACGGCCAGTTGGAAGCAGGTATTTGCGACTATAAAGATTGTATTTACATACAATACACCCAAAAAAAGATTGTATTCACACGTTATCTTAGTTCACATTCTATATCCGTGCGAAGCAGAAATAAGTGGCTGCATTTGACACGAAATTAGCAAAGatatacttttaaaaagtgaCTCATTCGTCTACAGtaatgaatatataaaaataaaaccttGTTTTTAGCaggagaataaaaaaaatcaaattggtAAACGGCTTGCGGCTCCAAGTACGGCCTCGGGTTACTCGCACTGGCTATCAGGGAATTTACATGCGGACTTGCTCTGGCgcccgagaccgaagaccgttgCCTGGCAACCCACCCTCGGGTGTGCGTCAGCGCTGCTAAAGGGTTCGGTCTTTAGTCTGGACCACTACGGTAGAGTCAGACACTCGGTTATCAAAAAGAaacgaaaaaacaaaaaaaatcaaattagcAAAAAGTTTCTTTTTTACCAAACATGTACATATAAATATGAGAAAGGTTTGTAAATGTTACACAATTGTTAGCTAGCTGGGGTTGCCTTTggcaaaaataatattactatACTACTAGCTACTATTAATAACGTAAACATATAAAGAGgggagagcgagagagagaaaTAGAGCGCACgatagaaagagagaaagatagaagaTGGGGAATGTAGAGGAGTACAAGCCGGTGATAGCCATGTTGGGGCTGCAACTGTGTTATGCAGGAGTGACTCTTACCTCAGAAGCTACTTTGGTTAATGGACTAAGCCCTCGGGTTTTTATCCTATATAGGCAAGCCTTTGCAACCATTTTCATCTTCCCATTTATCCTCTTCTCAAGGTACTTAAAGTCATATATCCCTCTCtgtgaatatatgtatataaatttgtgACTAGTTCTTGCTAATTcctatatatgtgtgtgttatTGTAGGGGAAGATCGAAGATATCTAATTTGGATCGAAGAAGCTTTTCTTTAATATTCATGGCCTCGCTTATAGGGTAAGTGTATACGTACACATAAGAGATTTGTTTGTGCTTTATTTCTTTAGACCTCTAAGTTGATGAATCTTGGACTATTTTTCCTTGTTGTTGTTGCAGCATTACCCTGTATCAAAATCTGTATTTTGAAGGTATTTACTTAGCTTCATCGTCAATGGGAAGTGCCATGTGTAACATGATCCCTGCATTCACCTTCGTAGTCTCATTTCTCGCCGggtatatacataatattacatTTATGCATCTCTCTTTATATGCAAATATTGGGAAAATTCAGGTGTAACCAATTACTGCTGATCCTCAGATATGAAAAGGTGAATTTCCGGAATATCAGAGGCTTAGCGAAGATATTAGGGACGGTCATATGTGTAGTAGGAGCCGTCTCCATGGCTCTGATTCGTGGACCAAAGATTCTCAACTCGGAATTTTCTTTACCGATAGCGAAATCGTTACTAGGAGATATCAAGGACCAGAACTTATGGCTGCTTGGTTGTTTATTGGTGTTCGTTAGCACTCTTTGCTGGTCTTTTTCGCTCATTGTTCAGGTAAACTTCATTAAACATGAACGAtaattacttctttttttttggtaacgtTTCTTGCTTTACAAGAAAGTTAAACTTTGTTACAACAATACCCTAGGTTCCAATCTCTGCCtattacccagaccacctctcTTTATCAGCGTGGCTGTGTTTATTCAGCACGATACAATGTGCAATCATCACTTTCTTTCTCGAGAAAGACCCAAAGGCGTGGATTCTCCATTCTTACTCCGAGTTAGCGACGTGTCTCTACGCTGTAAGCACATAAATAACTCAGTTGaatttttgctttttttaagcagacataaaccctaatttttaaaatatgattgttAGGGAGTTGTGACGTCAGCGCTTTCTACTACGGTCCAAGCTTGGGTAATATCTCAAAGAGGCCCTTTGTTCTCAGCAATGTTTAGTCCTCTCGCTACAGTCATTGTCACAATCTTGGCTTCTATGTTCCTTAAAGAAGAGATGTACACCGGAAGGTAAAATTTAAACTTTCCTTAATATAATATTGCTGCAATTCATAaacattatatttattatatctgTTTGATTCCTTTTTCTTAGTTTAATCGGAGGATTATTTGTGATCATGGGACTTTACATGGTGCTCTGGGGTAAAGCAAAAGATGTTGATGTCATGATAATTCAAGAACAGATAGACGATAGTAAGAACTCAGAAGTGAAGATTCAAATCGAGGATTCTTCAGACACTGAAAAGTGTAACAAAGATCTG encodes:
- the LOC106441048 gene encoding WAT1-related protein At4g30420-like — encoded protein: MGNVEEYKPVIAMLGLQLCYAGVTLTSEATLVNGLSPRVFILYRQAFATIFIFPFILFSRGRSKISNLDRRSFSLIFMASLIGITLYQNLYFEGIYLASSSMGSAMCNMIPAFTFVVSFLAGYEKVNFRNIRGLAKILGTVICVVGAVSMALIRGPKILNSEFSLPIAKSLLGDIKDQNLWLLGCLLVFVSTLCWSFSLIVQVPISAYYPDHLSLSAWLCLFSTIQCAIITFFLEKDPKAWILHSYSELATCLYAGVVTSALSTTVQAWVISQRGPLFSAMFSPLATVIVTILASMFLKEEMYTGSLIGGLFVIMGLYMVLWGKAKDVDVMIIQEQIDDSKNSEVKIQIEDSSDTEKCNKDLKKPLLS